The Flexibacter flexilis DSM 6793 DNA window ATTTAAAATAAATTTTATTACAGAAAACGAATATAAATGTCAAAAATAAATTCTGAAACAAGAATTACTGATAATAAGGGAACAGCAGCTTTTCATACCTATTGCTCACATCACAAACCATCAATAAGTTGGCGTGCTGTGTCTAATGATGACATTGGGATTGACGGAGAAGTGGAGCTATATAATGAAAACGGAGAACCTTTAGCCGAAATAATCAAAATTCAACTTAAATCAACTGAAAAAGATAAGGGATATATAAAAAACGAGAACCCAAATAATAAAACTTTTACTTTTTATGCGGAAAAAGACCACGTAGAATATTGGCAAAATTTGCCTAATGATGTTTTATTAGTGGTTTTTGATAATAGAAATGATGCCAATAGACTGTATGCCAAAAAAATTGAAAACATTGACATAAAAAATACAGGTACTAAATCTATTCCTATTCAATTTAATCAAGAAAGCGATTTACTTGATGTTAGCAAAAATGATTTTTTAGGCAAATTTTCACGTACTTTAAATAAAGAAAATCCTAAAATCAAATCAATTCCAACAGGAGAAGAAAAACTGATTTCTAATTTACTTAAAATATCATTTCCCACCAATAGAATTTATATAGCACCTATCAATTATGATAGAGAGGAAATAATAAAAAGTTCTTGGCAAACAGATAGGTATTTAAAGAAAACAGCAACAGCAAGAGAAGTTGCTCTAAATGCACTATCTCAACAAGGATTAAAATTTAGTTCTGATTGGACTGTTTTTAATAAACAGGTTATTACTTTTCATGATTTAAACGACAAAAATTTACCACTTTCAAGGATTGTAGATACTTCTGTTATAGAGAGCTTTAGCCCCGAAGAATTTTATTCAATTAGTGATGATCATAAAAGCGTATTTAAGGCATTTTTACGCTTTTGTTTGCAACAAATTCTATATAAACTTAAATTTGAGTGGGATAGAGAAGATAAGATTTTTAAGTATAGAGTTCCTTTTACAATTGACAAAAGTTTTGAGCATAAAGAAAAATGGAAAGGCGATAAAGAAGCGAAAAGAACAGTTTTTAAGTCTCAATATTGGGAAAAAGGTAAAGTATATTACTGCACTCACTTTGCTTTTAGTGTAGATATTGTTGATTTTGACAATCAATATTTTTTATGCCTGAACCCTACTTGGTTAGTAACTATCAATGGAAATCGTAAAAGTAAAATTGGCTACAAAAAGGTTTCACAATTAAAAAAATTGGAACGAAACAAATCTGTTTATAACCATTTGAGATTCATTTCATATAAATTAACGTATGTAGATTTATTTACAAAAAATTACCCATTTATTCAATTTGAAGATTTACTAAAATTGGAAATAGATAAGGTAATAGACGAAGATACTTGGCTTAAAGTAGCGTCAGATGAGGAAAAGAATATTTTAAAAGACAGGGAAGAGCCTAACGATATTAAAGATGAATATTAACTTCATTAACGAGCCATTGCTGGAATTTGCAAATGACAAACACATTTGCCCACGTTTTGGTATTACCAATTTTCAGGCCTACGACAATCAAAGTTCGTTATTTTCTACCAAACCCAAAGAAATTATTTTGGGTGTAATAGGTACGCAACAAAATTTCGAACAATTTGAACGATGGATTTCTCTTTGTTCAGACTTTATACCTGAAAAAAAAAGTCATCAACCTAATTTATTTCCTTCGTTTTGTGGTTTCAATGAGTATTTAGGTTTTAATGCAAAAATGGTTTGTAATACAAATTACTTTCGCCAAATCAACGATACTGATATAAATAAAGCCATTAAAGAAGTTCAAAAGTTTAAAAACTTTGACGAGGTAAAGAAAAGAATCGCCAATACCTATTTAACTCATATTGAATTTTTGTCGGACAATAAAAATCCTGATGTTATTGTTTGTATCTTACCTGACAATCTATATAATAAAGTATTGAAATTTGAAAAGGACGAGAGTGCCGATATTGAAGAAAAACTACAAAATGAAACTGAAATTGAAGACATTGCATTGAATTTTAGAAGTTTTTTGAAAGCAAACTCTATGAAATTCAGAGTCCCTTTACAACTTGTAAGGGAAAGTTCTTTATCTATTGAACAAGCAGGCGAAAAAAGTAGCTTGCAGGATTTGGCAACAAGGGCATGGAATTTTTGTACTGCACTTTACTATAAAGCAGGAGGTATTCCTTGGAAAGCGCAAGTAAAAGGAAATGACAATCTTACTTGTTTTGTAGGAATTAGTTTTTATCGTAGTCTTGACAAAACAACATTACAAACAAGTCTTGCACAAGTTTTTGACGAGCAAGGTAAAGGTGTTATTTTACGTGGCAGTCCTGTTGCAATTGACAAAAAAGATAGACAACCACATTTATCAGAAGAACAAGCATACGAACTTTTGAAAAATGCAATCAAAGGTTACAAAGATGCAGAGGGAACATACCCCAAAAGGGTTGTTGTTCATAAAAGTTCAAAATATACAGAACAAGAAAAAGAGGGTTTCATCAAAGCAGTAGAGGAAGAAGAAATATCTACTTTTGATTTTGTCACTATTTTCGAAAGCGATATTAGACTTTTTAGGATTGGTAATTATCCACCCTTGCGAGGTACTTGTTTGGAACTTACAGAAACTCAATATTTGCTTTATTCTAAAAGCTCTGTTGATTATTACCAAACTTATGCAGGAATGTATGTTCCCCAGCCCATAGAAATAAGAATTTCAGAGTTAAATTCCTCTCCCCTGCAAATTTGTGAGGAAGTATTAGCACTTACCAAGATGAATTGGAATAAAACTCAATTTGACGGCAAAATACCAATTACGATTGACTGTTCAAGAAGTGTAGGTAAAATTATGAAATATGTAAAGGAAAACGAAATGCCAAGTAAAAAATATGGTTTTTATATGTAATCCCAAAACTTTATTCTCTACAAATACTAGTAAATAAATCACATAGATTTATACATCCTTTCTGGCAACAGCATATTCCCATGAGCCAATAATTTCTGTCTCGCTGACCTTCATCTTATTAAA harbors:
- a CDS encoding argonaute/piwi family protein translates to MNINFINEPLLEFANDKHICPRFGITNFQAYDNQSSLFSTKPKEIILGVIGTQQNFEQFERWISLCSDFIPEKKSHQPNLFPSFCGFNEYLGFNAKMVCNTNYFRQINDTDINKAIKEVQKFKNFDEVKKRIANTYLTHIEFLSDNKNPDVIVCILPDNLYNKVLKFEKDESADIEEKLQNETEIEDIALNFRSFLKANSMKFRVPLQLVRESSLSIEQAGEKSSLQDLATRAWNFCTALYYKAGGIPWKAQVKGNDNLTCFVGISFYRSLDKTTLQTSLAQVFDEQGKGVILRGSPVAIDKKDRQPHLSEEQAYELLKNAIKGYKDAEGTYPKRVVVHKSSKYTEQEKEGFIKAVEEEEISTFDFVTIFESDIRLFRIGNYPPLRGTCLELTETQYLLYSKSSVDYYQTYAGMYVPQPIEIRISELNSSPLQICEEVLALTKMNWNKTQFDGKIPITIDCSRSVGKIMKYVKENEMPSKKYGFYM
- a CDS encoding DUF4365 domain-containing protein, whose translation is MSKINSETRITDNKGTAAFHTYCSHHKPSISWRAVSNDDIGIDGEVELYNENGEPLAEIIKIQLKSTEKDKGYIKNENPNNKTFTFYAEKDHVEYWQNLPNDVLLVVFDNRNDANRLYAKKIENIDIKNTGTKSIPIQFNQESDLLDVSKNDFLGKFSRTLNKENPKIKSIPTGEEKLISNLLKISFPTNRIYIAPINYDREEIIKSSWQTDRYLKKTATAREVALNALSQQGLKFSSDWTVFNKQVITFHDLNDKNLPLSRIVDTSVIESFSPEEFYSISDDHKSVFKAFLRFCLQQILYKLKFEWDREDKIFKYRVPFTIDKSFEHKEKWKGDKEAKRTVFKSQYWEKGKVYYCTHFAFSVDIVDFDNQYFLCLNPTWLVTINGNRKSKIGYKKVSQLKKLERNKSVYNHLRFISYKLTYVDLFTKNYPFIQFEDLLKLEIDKVIDEDTWLKVASDEEKNILKDREEPNDIKDEY